The nucleotide sequence GTTCTCGGTAAATTGTTGATATAATATTCTCAGTTGGTCTAATATCTGGTTGGCTATGTACTGTAATTGTTCTTCGATCGAGACTTCTGGTAAACTCATTCACTCAGTAGTGTTGATTAATGGTTAATAAATGAATTTTAGTATTAAGCCCCTGATTTTTGATATTGTTTCGATATCTTTGTCTATATTCTGATCAGTAGAAGCACTTCTTTCTTTAAGTGTTCTCAGGACATTTTCTTCGTCCTCAAGACCTACTACATAGAAGTAATTTATTAAGCCTAGAGCTTCCTCTTTTAGCTTAGTGTCTTTAACATTTTCCACATAATTTGAAATGGTTTCTATTCCTTGAAGGATTTCCTTCCTTGTCCTCCTTAGCCTCCTTATAAGGACATCTATTTTTTCTGTGTCCAGTTCTGGTATCTGGGCATAATTTTCTAATTTATCTAATGTGTTGTTATGTTCTTCTATTACTCTCTCGAAATACAGTAATACTCTTCCAACTTCAATATCGCTTTGGCTCATTTAGATGACCTCACACTTACTGTACTATTATCCTCTAATCCCAATTTCAGCATATCCTCACTATTACTCCAAATCTCTGTGGCTGGAACATTATCTTGAACAATTATCTTGAACTTATTTCTTCTTCCTTTAACAGAAATCTCTATTTCATCTTTAGCGTTTATTTCGTTTGCTAACTTTGACGATATAATAACTGTTCCAGCATCAACCTCAGTCTTCTTTCTAATTTTTACTCTTTTTTCCTTTACTTCAGTCTTCTCTTTTCTTAATGAAGATGCAGGAGGAATTATATTCACAAGCGACTTTATATCTACTTTCTTATTTTTCTCCTCTACTTCCTCCTTATCAGTGTCTTCCTTACTCATTGTTACTAACTAATTTGCCTAGCTTATTAAAATCTTCACCTTTAAATAACCTATCTAATACGTTCATTAGGTCAGTTATATTTACCCTTATCTGTTGCCAACTATCCCTATCTCTTATTGTTACAGTATTATCAGTCAATGTCATAGGATCTACGGTAATTGAGTAGGGCACACCGATTTCATCAACTCTGGCGTATCTTTTTCCGATACTACCACTGTCATCGAAGATTATATCGTATCTTTCCTTTAACGAATCGTAAATTTCTCTGGCTTTCTTTATCAGTTCATCCTTTTCAAGAAGCGGAAATATAGCTATATCATATGGTGAAAGTCTCTTTGGAAGTGAAAGTATAATCCTACCATCTTTTTCCATATAGGAGTTAAGGAGTGTTAGATAAAGGCATCTCTCGACACCAAATGAAGGTTCAATAACATGAGGGATAACACGTTCACCGCTGATTTTCTCTTCCCTTTCAACTATTTTCACATACATATCTATGTCTTTACCTAGAACTTTCTCCTTATTGAGGATCATTCTTTCTATTTCTTCAACGGTTTTAGTATTTATTATTTCCATGATTGTTTTACTAAAATCTCTTCCTTCTTTTGTAACTAAGTCCTTGTTTAATATTAATGTTTTCTTCTTAACAATTTTAGGTGTATCAAATTTTTTGAAAATACTCAAATCTTGTCCACTATAGGCTGAATGTCTTGATAAGTCATAATCAGATCTATATGCATGACCCGAGATTTCAACTTTTACGTTATCGATAACTACTATCTGGTCAAAGGTTTGTTTGGAATAATGCGCTCTTTCATGTGGTAGTTTTTCCTCAAAGTAGAATGACGAAATGCCTAGTGAATTGACAAAATTTGAAGCAATACCCATCCAATAAGCCATCCATTTGTTGATAACTATTTTCTCATTAACTATTTCACTGAACTTGTATTTTGTATATTTCTCTTCGCCTCTTGCTTTGTCGTCTCCTCTGAGAATGTTAATCTCTAGATCGTATAATCTATCTAAGGGAGGTTCTACGTCTGAATTTGGGTCAAAGAAGAATTCAACTTCCATTATAGTAAATTCTCTCATTCTTATGAGTCCTTGTCGGGGGGAGATCTCATTTCTACCTACTTTTCCGATTTGTGCAATACCTATTGGTAACTTCTGTCTAAATGCTTCATATACTCTCTTAAACGATGTAAACATTCCTTGAGCTGTTTCTGGTCTTAAAAATGCTTTATTTGTGGAATAAGGACCTATTCTGGTTTCAAATAATAAGTTGAATAGTCTGACTTCTCCGAGCTCTCCACCACATTTAGGACATTTTATTCCTTTCTCTCTAATTATTTTGTCTAACTCAGAAGGAGGAAGACCTTCAGTTGTGACCTTGGCTATTTCTTCCACCAAATGATCTGCTCTATATACATTATGGCATGAATTACATTCAACCACTGGATCAGTGAAATTATCCACATGACCACTGGCTTCTAGTACTTTATACGGCGTTAAAGCTGGTGTATCTATTTCTACAACAAAGTCAGAATTGTCTTTGATAAAATGCTTTCTCCAAAGGTCTACTATCTTATTTTTTATTCTAACCCCTATAGGACCTATGTCATATAGTCCGGCTACGCCTCCATATATCTCATATGAAGGCCAAAAAATTCCTCTTCTTCTGGCAAGCTCGATAACCTTTGTTTGTAGATCAGCCATACAAGATTAAGCATATTAAAGAGGATAAAAAACTTCTATTATGGTCGATTCAAGGCTTTTGTACCTCAACGAGAGTTCAAGGCAGTTTGCAGGTTTCAATAAAACTACATCTCCTTTTGTAATAGTAGGAATACCACTAGATATTACAAGCAGTTTTAGACCAGGCTCCAGATTCGCTCCCTCAGTA is from Sulfolobus acidocaldarius DSM 639 and encodes:
- the glyS gene encoding glycine--tRNA ligase; amino-acid sequence: MADLQTKVIELARRRGIFWPSYEIYGGVAGLYDIGPIGVRIKNKIVDLWRKHFIKDNSDFVVEIDTPALTPYKVLEASGHVDNFTDPVVECNSCHNVYRADHLVEEIAKVTTEGLPPSELDKIIREKGIKCPKCGGELGEVRLFNLLFETRIGPYSTNKAFLRPETAQGMFTSFKRVYEAFRQKLPIGIAQIGKVGRNEISPRQGLIRMREFTIMEVEFFFDPNSDVEPPLDRLYDLEINILRGDDKARGEEKYTKYKFSEIVNEKIVINKWMAYWMGIASNFVNSLGISSFYFEEKLPHERAHYSKQTFDQIVVIDNVKVEISGHAYRSDYDLSRHSAYSGQDLSIFKKFDTPKIVKKKTLILNKDLVTKEGRDFSKTIMEIINTKTVEEIERMILNKEKVLGKDIDMYVKIVEREEKISGERVIPHVIEPSFGVERCLYLTLLNSYMEKDGRIILSLPKRLSPYDIAIFPLLEKDELIKKAREIYDSLKERYDIIFDDSGSIGKRYARVDEIGVPYSITVDPMTLTDNTVTIRDRDSWQQIRVNITDLMNVLDRLFKGEDFNKLGKLVSNNE